In Fibrobacter sp. UWB5, a single window of DNA contains:
- a CDS encoding flavodoxin — MFHHFRLTVAAMSVLAASMVFTACNEKESKPEPKAEVAEVAVPAPSKSVVVYYSQNGATKKVAEIFTKARNADAVELKLVTAYPSTYDSTIAAVKAQRDTKQWPALENAKVDLAKYDTVYLGYPIMFGSFAPPIYTFLDSNDLSGKVVVPFCTYGSGGRKASAEELKTLEPNANVTLAYGISNKRVTAENGAEVAAGEVETFFGNLEAGKTDEMLMGGFSEQRPLAAEDSAVFAEATKDYAYLGLKPLSVSTQVVAGTNFLFVCEMKAFGGPAVQTNVKIFKPLPGRGAPELIVVEK; from the coding sequence ATGTTCCATCATTTCAGATTGACTGTTGCCGCCATGTCTGTATTGGCGGCCTCGATGGTGTTTACCGCCTGCAACGAGAAGGAATCCAAGCCGGAGCCCAAGGCCGAAGTGGCTGAGGTGGCAGTACCCGCTCCTTCGAAGTCGGTGGTGGTGTATTACTCGCAGAATGGTGCGACCAAGAAAGTCGCTGAAATTTTCACGAAGGCAAGGAACGCCGATGCCGTGGAATTGAAACTGGTGACGGCTTACCCCTCGACCTACGACAGCACCATTGCCGCGGTGAAGGCCCAGCGCGATACCAAGCAGTGGCCCGCCCTTGAAAATGCGAAGGTGGACCTGGCCAAGTACGACACGGTTTACTTGGGTTACCCGATTATGTTCGGTAGTTTTGCTCCGCCGATTTACACCTTCCTCGATTCGAACGACTTGAGCGGCAAGGTGGTGGTTCCGTTCTGCACGTACGGTAGCGGTGGCCGCAAGGCTTCTGCCGAAGAACTCAAGACGCTTGAACCGAATGCGAACGTGACGCTTGCTTACGGAATTTCGAACAAGCGCGTTACCGCCGAAAATGGTGCCGAAGTCGCCGCGGGTGAAGTTGAAACCTTCTTTGGAAACCTGGAAGCCGGCAAGACCGATGAAATGCTGATGGGCGGATTTTCGGAGCAGCGCCCGCTTGCTGCAGAAGATTCTGCCGTATTTGCCGAGGCGACCAAGGACTACGCTTATTTGGGACTCAAGCCGCTGAGCGTGTCGACCCAGGTGGTGGCCGGTACGAATTTCCTTTTCGTTTGCGAAATGAAGGCCTTCGGTGGCCCGGCTGTCCAGACCAACGTGAAAATCTTCAAGCCGCTCCCCGGGAGGGGCGCGCCTGAACTGATCGTGGTCGAGAAGTAA
- a CDS encoding DivIVA domain-containing protein produces the protein MELTPLDIRNQNFHKKNFGGIDPEEVKAFLETAANAFEQMSRDKTDLTERLKVAEERVNYYRQIEKTIQDAVVTMQKTVDEVKATAEKEAEIIVAEAKARAVREVESTKKEAEELRMEIEQLKQLRTNYFIRCRALIRGQEELLTAMENDQRMQEELKARPAAPGNVLA, from the coding sequence ATGGAACTTACACCACTGGATATCCGAAATCAGAACTTCCACAAGAAAAATTTCGGTGGAATCGATCCTGAAGAAGTCAAGGCATTCTTGGAAACAGCTGCCAACGCATTCGAACAGATGTCCAGAGACAAGACCGACCTTACGGAACGCCTGAAGGTTGCCGAAGAACGCGTGAATTACTACCGCCAGATCGAAAAGACGATCCAGGATGCCGTCGTCACCATGCAGAAGACGGTTGACGAAGTCAAGGCCACCGCCGAAAAGGAAGCCGAAATTATCGTTGCCGAAGCGAAGGCAAGAGCGGTCCGCGAGGTGGAGTCCACCAAGAAAGAGGCCGAAGAGCTCCGCATGGAAATCGAACAGCTCAAGCAGTTACGTACAAACTATTTTATTCGTTGCCGCGCCCTGATTAGGGGCCAGGAAGAACTCTTGACGGCCATGGAAAATGACCAGCGCATGCAGGAAGAGCTGAAGGCTCGCCCGGCAGCACCGGGTAACGTGCTCGCCTAG
- a CDS encoding HD domain-containing phosphohydrolase has translation MKAALKKLLDFENGSSLKSVLLLIAAGLLLNIIPAKIALALHLPLFLDCLGTILTAMLGGNLPAVIVGFTSNAINGISDPVTMFYGVISIFIAALATFFYHQRFFKNIPRLFVVILSFALIGGGIGSVFTYFLYGFNFGEGFSAPFSIAFHEVLGWSKFTSQLWADIVLDFFDKGVVVIFAVFLFRFIPRVIKNHLNKVVLRVNSNDVMKKMVRYSLLRKVVYMVILAEVLLGGLACTIGFFLYRENSVNSFISIAQGVTKAASTVINPEKVEDYINRGYEVDDYGFVRTVLGSIRESFPQTKYLYVYQIRQDGCHVVFDLDTDGEPGGAPGDVVEFDPSFEPYLSTLLAGGEIEPIISDDKYGWLLTVYRPIRNSSGRTVAYVAADISMENIIRDEAIFFIKMLSLFFGLSIIIMSIVLELVKRGVVIPMNQMSLAAMKIAANTTRASMLETEKVDLESIRDSVERLGKIGVRTRDEIEHLYESIYTMASDTYNFIQRVQEQNERIQRMQEIIIMEFAEVVEARDKSTGNHIKKTAEYVEAIARQLKTEGKFADVLTDAYIEKLKRAAPLHDIGKIAVSDLILNKPGKLTDEEFAIMKSHTTEGWKILVKMVEDAGDTIDADYLNESIDMAHYHHEKWDGSGYPTHIKGEDIPLSARIMAVADVFDALVAERVYKKPFTYEKAMAIITEGAGKHFDPDVVEAFTHISERLYGARTKLPPQPEEGSNS, from the coding sequence ATGAAAGCTGCTCTTAAAAAATTACTTGATTTTGAAAACGGGTCTAGCTTAAAAAGCGTTCTGCTGCTGATTGCCGCAGGTCTGCTGTTGAATATCATTCCGGCAAAGATTGCGCTTGCGTTGCACTTGCCTCTCTTTTTGGACTGCTTGGGAACGATTCTGACCGCAATGCTCGGCGGAAACCTTCCGGCAGTCATAGTCGGTTTTACCTCGAATGCGATTAACGGTATTTCGGACCCTGTGACCATGTTCTACGGGGTGATCAGTATTTTTATTGCAGCCCTTGCAACATTCTTTTACCACCAGCGCTTTTTCAAGAACATTCCGCGCCTGTTTGTCGTGATCCTTTCGTTTGCCTTGATTGGTGGCGGAATCGGATCTGTATTTACCTATTTCCTGTACGGATTCAATTTTGGCGAAGGCTTTTCGGCTCCGTTCTCGATTGCATTCCACGAAGTCCTTGGCTGGAGCAAATTTACTTCGCAGCTTTGGGCCGACATTGTCCTCGACTTCTTCGACAAGGGTGTTGTCGTTATCTTTGCGGTGTTCCTTTTCCGCTTTATTCCCCGCGTTATCAAGAACCATCTGAACAAGGTGGTCCTGCGTGTCAATAGCAACGATGTCATGAAAAAGATGGTACGCTATTCCTTGCTGCGCAAGGTGGTGTACATGGTGATCTTGGCCGAGGTGCTCTTGGGAGGCCTCGCTTGTACGATCGGATTTTTCCTTTACCGCGAAAACTCCGTCAATAGCTTTATCAGTATTGCACAAGGTGTGACCAAGGCGGCGTCGACCGTGATTAATCCTGAAAAGGTCGAGGATTACATCAACCGTGGCTACGAAGTGGATGACTACGGTTTTGTGCGGACGGTTCTTGGTTCTATTCGCGAAAGCTTCCCGCAGACCAAGTACCTGTACGTGTACCAGATTCGTCAGGACGGGTGCCATGTGGTGTTCGATTTGGATACCGATGGCGAACCGGGTGGTGCTCCGGGCGACGTGGTGGAATTCGACCCGAGCTTTGAACCGTATTTGTCGACTCTTTTGGCCGGCGGCGAGATTGAACCGATTATCTCGGATGACAAGTACGGCTGGCTGTTGACCGTTTATAGACCGATCCGCAATTCGTCGGGCAGGACGGTTGCTTACGTGGCGGCGGACATCTCGATGGAAAACATTATCCGCGACGAAGCCATATTCTTTATCAAGATGCTTTCGCTGTTCTTTGGTCTTTCGATTATCATCATGAGTATCGTGCTTGAACTCGTGAAGCGCGGCGTGGTGATCCCGATGAACCAGATGTCCTTGGCCGCCATGAAGATTGCCGCCAATACGACGCGTGCCAGCATGCTCGAAACCGAAAAGGTGGACCTCGAAAGCATTCGCGACAGCGTGGAACGCCTCGGAAAAATCGGGGTGCGCACGCGAGACGAAATCGAACACCTGTACGAATCCATCTACACGATGGCGAGCGATACTTACAACTTTATCCAGCGCGTTCAAGAACAGAACGAACGAATCCAGCGAATGCAAGAGATTATCATTATGGAATTCGCTGAAGTGGTTGAAGCGCGCGACAAGAGCACGGGTAACCACATTAAGAAGACGGCTGAATACGTGGAAGCGATTGCCCGCCAGCTCAAGACAGAAGGCAAGTTTGCGGATGTGCTCACGGATGCCTATATCGAAAAGCTCAAGCGTGCCGCTCCGTTGCACGATATCGGTAAGATTGCCGTGTCTGACTTGATTTTGAACAAGCCGGGCAAACTCACCGACGAAGAATTTGCCATCATGAAGAGCCATACCACCGAAGGTTGGAAGATCCTGGTGAAGATGGTCGAAGATGCAGGCGATACCATTGATGCAGACTACCTGAACGAATCGATCGATATGGCGCATTACCACCACGAAAAGTGGGATGGTTCGGGCTACCCGACCCACATTAAGGGCGAAGACATTCCGCTGTCTGCAAGAATCATGGCCGTGGCCGACGTGTTCGACGCCCTTGTGGCCGAGCGCGTGTACAAGAAGCCCTTTACCTACGAAAAGGCGATGGCGATTATTACCGAAGGTGCGGGCAAGCACTTTGACCCGGATGTCGTGGAAGCCTTTACGCATATTTCGGAAAGACTTTACGGTGCAAGAACCAAGTTGCCCCCGCAGCCTGAAGAAGGTTCTAATAGCTAA
- a CDS encoding DUF167 domain-containing protein, which produces MRINIKVHARSKRESVTELPDGSYKVEVKAPPVDGAANEAICELLAEHFHVHKRDVSVVSGATNNKKIVEIIK; this is translated from the coding sequence ATGAGAATAAACATCAAGGTACATGCCCGGAGCAAGCGCGAAAGCGTGACGGAGCTCCCGGACGGAAGCTACAAGGTCGAAGTCAAGGCTCCTCCGGTCGATGGAGCGGCGAACGAAGCCATCTGCGAACTCCTGGCCGAGCATTTTCATGTGCATAAACGGGATGTTTCGGTGGTTTCGGGGGCTACAAACAACAAAAAAATAGTGGAAATTATAAAATAG
- a CDS encoding GGDEF domain-containing protein: MIKFLKDFWGAQDTLERKMFWSILVVVTVVATCSAIFTIYEGLNFSASLASLGCALLCFIIAFVAVRTSLYNQCYLVMCCALSCFLMPMLFLFCGGITSGMPLYCITSLALIAFAVRGRAKNISFTISLLIQTAIIYLSWKNPDMLYTTLDRDGAFLDILVTHILTGITLFAVGSFSLMSYVQEREKSEKLVARLDYLAVRDSLTGLYNRRYLLKFLEETVWKHRNDYFIAMFDLDNFKQINNKYGHTFGDTVICTVGKLIQKSEDETTGEIVTRFGCEKFIYLINAGSEVEAYAKVESIRKAVRQITFEEHPELQLTISGGLLPCNSKSASDVKQLLFRVDELVVSAKNQGKNQIRNMVEN; encoded by the coding sequence ATGATCAAGTTTCTAAAGGACTTTTGGGGAGCGCAAGATACACTGGAACGAAAAATGTTCTGGTCGATCTTGGTGGTTGTTACCGTAGTGGCAACCTGCTCCGCCATCTTCACCATTTACGAGGGACTGAACTTCTCGGCGTCCCTCGCCAGTCTCGGCTGTGCCCTGCTCTGCTTTATTATTGCCTTTGTCGCCGTAAGAACGTCTCTCTATAACCAGTGTTACCTGGTCATGTGCTGTGCGCTCAGCTGTTTCTTGATGCCCATGCTGTTCCTGTTCTGCGGCGGTATCACGAGCGGCATGCCGCTTTACTGCATCACCTCGCTTGCGCTGATCGCCTTTGCGGTCCGCGGGCGCGCCAAAAACATTTCCTTTACCATTTCGCTGTTGATCCAGACCGCCATTATCTACTTGTCCTGGAAAAACCCGGACATGCTCTACACCACGCTCGACCGCGACGGAGCCTTCCTCGATATTCTGGTCACCCACATCCTGACCGGTATCACGCTTTTTGCCGTCGGTTCGTTCTCGCTCATGTCCTATGTGCAGGAACGCGAAAAAAGCGAAAAACTGGTGGCGCGACTCGACTACCTGGCAGTCAGGGATTCCCTTACCGGCCTTTACAACCGCAGGTACTTGCTCAAGTTCCTCGAAGAAACCGTCTGGAAACACCGCAACGACTACTTTATCGCCATGTTTGATTTGGACAATTTTAAACAAATTAACAACAAGTACGGACACACCTTTGGCGATACCGTCATCTGCACCGTCGGCAAGCTCATCCAAAAGAGCGAAGACGAGACGACGGGCGAAATTGTCACCCGTTTCGGCTGCGAAAAATTCATCTATCTCATTAATGCCGGTTCCGAAGTAGAAGCGTACGCAAAGGTTGAATCCATTCGCAAGGCAGTGCGCCAGATTACCTTCGAAGAACACCCGGAACTGCAACTCACCATTAGCGGCGGGCTTCTCCCCTGCAATTCAAAATCGGCATCCGATGTCAAGCAGTTGCTATTCCGGGTAGACGAGCTTGTCGTTTCGGCAAAGAATCAGGGCAAGAACCAGATTCGCAACATGGTGGAAAACTAG